A DNA window from Acropora palmata chromosome 12, jaAcrPala1.3, whole genome shotgun sequence contains the following coding sequences:
- the LOC141859952 gene encoding short-chain dehydrogenase/reductase family 16C member 6-like gives MGFVVIELLGLVGTVVLLILKSFVQFFIPPSRKDITGEIMFLTGAGSGLGRLMALKFARLGATVVCVDINETSNDETVQQIKSEGFKAYGYKCDCSSREDIYRVAELIKKQVGDVTMLINNAGIVSGKKFLETEDWMIQKSMDINTMAHFWTTKAFLPSMMEKNHGHIVTIASTAGLFGVCGLCDYCASKFGAVGFDESLNMELVALQKDGIHTTVVCPFFINTGMFDGVKSRFPMILPILDPNWATDKMVDAVLRNKAVLLLPRILYIFLFIKSTFSTAIFHTMARFFGVNSSMDEFKGRAKKDN, from the exons ATGGGGTTTGTAGTCATAGAATTATTAGGTCTTGTGGGAACCGTAGTTCTCCTCATTCTGAAGTCGTTTGTGCAGTTTTTCATCCCACCATCTCGCAAAGACATTACCGGAGAAATAATGTTTTTGACCGGCGCTGGTAGTGGATTAGGTCGACTGATGGCCTTAAAATTCGCGAGACTCGGAGCAACTGTGGTGTGTGTAGATATTAATGAAACTTCTAACGATGAAACTGTACAACAAATAAAGTCAGAAGGCTTCAAAGCTTACGGATACAAGTGTGATTGCAGTAGTAGAGAAGACATTTACCGTGTGGCAGAACTTATTAAGAAACAAGTAGGCGACGTGACAATGTTGATCAACAATGCAGGTATTGTGAGTGGCAAAAAGTTTTTAGAAACAGAAGACTGGATGATTCAGAAAAGCATGGACATCAACACAATGGCTCATTTCTGG ACTACAAAAGCTTTTCTGCCATCAATGATGGAGAAAAATCATGGTCATATTGTAACAATTGCATCCACTGCTGGTTTGTTTGGTGTTTGTGGTTTGTGTGATTACTGTGCATCAAAATTTGGAGCTGTTGGATTTGATGAATCTCTTAACATGGAGCTTGTGGCTTTGCAAAAGGACGGCATTCACACGACTGTTGTGTGTCCTTTCTTCATTAACACAGGAATGTTTGATGGAGTCAAATCAAG ATTTCCTATGATCTTGCCAATACTTGATCCCAATTGGGCCACAGATAAAATGGTTGATGCTGTTTTGCGCAACAAAGCTGTTTTGTTGCTTCCAAGAATCTTGTACATATTTCTCTTTATTAAAAG cACTTTCTCAACAGCCATATTCCATACTATGGCAAGGTTCTTTGGTGTCAATTCAAGTATGGATGAATTCAAAGGAAGAGCAAAGAAAGACAACTAG